The proteins below come from a single Papaver somniferum cultivar HN1 chromosome 11, ASM357369v1, whole genome shotgun sequence genomic window:
- the LOC113325047 gene encoding uncharacterized protein LOC113325047, whose translation MDNCNTILTLVEEGLKFTKDGSGELVNSTDFKGLVGCLIYLTATRPDIMYALGLVSRFMESPRQSHLQAAKRILKYIKGTTSMEIFYTVSEDPKSVGFTDSDWDGDTEGRKSTSGYGFQLGTGFFSWSSKKQQLLHYLQRKLSI comes from the coding sequence atggataattgtaatACAATTTTAACACTAGTAGAAGAGGGACTGAAGTTCACAAAAGATGGATCAGGAGAGCTTGTGAATTCAACAGACTTTAAAGGTCTTGTTGGATGTTTAATATATTTGActgctacaagacctgatatcatgTATGCACTTGGGTTGGTTAGTAGGTTTATGGAATCTCCTAGACAATCAcatttacaagctgcaaaacgTATTCTGAAGTACATAAAAGGAACAACAAGCATGGAAATATTTTATACTGTTTCAGAAGATCCAAAGTCGGTTGGTTTCACTGATAGTGATTGGGATGGAGATACAGAAggtagaaaaagtacatcaggttaTGGTTTTCAGTTGGGAACtggttttttctcttggtcatctaaGAAGCAACAGTTGTTGCATTATCTACAACGGAAGCTGAGTATATAG